A part of Desulfomicrobium baculatum DSM 4028 genomic DNA contains:
- the hgcB gene encoding mercury methylation ferredoxin HgcB, translating into MKIFRHLKNVATLAYEEDKCVGCGICATVCPHRIFAVRNGKAHVLDREACMECGACALNCPTAAITVTPGVGCAQYIIQTWLPGKRGTSCC; encoded by the coding sequence ATGAAAATTTTCCGCCATCTCAAAAATGTGGCCACCCTGGCCTATGAAGAGGACAAATGCGTAGGCTGCGGCATCTGCGCCACGGTCTGTCCGCACCGCATCTTCGCCGTGCGGAACGGCAAGGCCCACGTGCTGGACCGTGAGGCCTGCATGGAGTGCGGGGCCTGCGCCCTCAACTGTCCGACCGCCGCCATCACGGTCACTCCAGGCGTGGGCTGCGCCCAGTACATCATCCAGACCTGGCTGCCGGGCAAGCGCGGGACGTCCTGCTGCTGA
- a CDS encoding HDIG domain-containing metalloprotein, translated as MLDRTEALAMIKASAPDHLLVHALETEAVMRALADRLGQDPETWGLAGLLHDLDYPQTKDTPEKHGLLTAETLARKLPEDAVQAIARHNEMNGNLPETQFDFALRCGETVTGLIHTAALVRPTRMQGMEAKSLKKKMKDKAFAASVCRETIKECEKIGLELGDFLTLAIGAITGIEGEVGLAAS; from the coding sequence ATGCTCGACCGCACCGAAGCACTCGCCATGATCAAGGCGAGCGCTCCCGATCATCTTCTCGTACATGCCCTTGAAACCGAAGCCGTCATGCGCGCCCTGGCCGACCGTCTGGGTCAGGACCCCGAAACCTGGGGCCTGGCCGGTCTGCTGCACGACCTCGACTATCCCCAGACCAAGGACACTCCCGAAAAGCACGGCCTCCTGACCGCCGAGACCCTGGCCAGAAAACTGCCGGAAGACGCCGTCCAGGCCATCGCCCGCCACAACGAGATGAACGGCAACCTGCCCGAGACCCAGTTCGACTTCGCCCTGCGTTGCGGCGAAACCGTCACCGGCCTGATCCACACCGCAGCTCTCGTCCGCCCCACGCGCATGCAGGGCATGGAAGCCAAGAGCCTCAAGAAAAAGATGAAGGACAAGGCCTTTGCCGCCTCGGTCTGCCGCGAAACCATCAAGGAATGCGAAAAGATCGGCCTGGAACTGGGAGATTTCCTGACGCTGGCCATTGGGGCTATCACGGGGATTGAAGGCGAAGTGGGACTGGCGGCTTCCTGA
- the recC gene encoding exodeoxyribonuclease V subunit gamma: MEGFLLHASNRLENLAELLAEVLKTPLDPMEPETILVQSGGMQRWVSMQLARRHGVCANTRFPFPVGFAYALCRELRADLPREYPLSQERMLWRITHLLRGLLDEPEFAPLARYVQEDSELRSVQLAERIAYHFDQYLIFRPEWAARWENHEPSGNFLLPGHVASEAWQARLWRELIRDMGGEHRAALLRRAIASLEKGTSLPDLPSRVCVFGIPTLPPVYLDLLKALSRHSQVHVFLLSPCQKYWGDLLTHRERRRAYRAGEHASPERPEDAMPLAGLGAVGKEFLELLMERDALETGLYEEPVGDTMLGQLQADLLDLDVREEKTDFSDTSIQVHCCHSPLREMEILKDLILDLLAKDTSLSPQDILVMNPDIERYAPVIQAVFGTAGEDGIPFSISDRKPTKAAETIRLFLELLEFGQHRFEASRVCALLEAPPVRQRLGLDASDTQRVLEWVRASGVRWGLDLDFRRKAGLGDFGQNTWESGLSRLYLGYMTGAADPLGGIAPLALRGSAEQELLGRVTAWIDELATLWSRLRDTRTPADWQDCLLWILDAFFPQDPAQAEHLLAIRKAVTDLTRDMGDFEADARTMLYLIRKRLDESGGESGFLASGLTFCGLKPMRSIPFRVICLTGLTSTAFPRQDIPLGFDLMAARPRPGDRSHREDDRYLFLESIISARDNLILTYPGLSQSDNLEAPPSVLVSELLDFLDRGCTVDGLTPSEAIVFKHKLQAFHPDYFSAGSPIFSYSAQNRDAAQALFAEHQSRQFFPEASTLEGAHAEQEIEIDIEELTRFLTHPCRHLLRALRIDPTGGEDDFLDEEPLATPTGLEAYGPLQDLLRTALDEPAANLEGLLLAWQLLPPGQAGTDASRKLCSQIRALADQARAVIGDEKPLRLDLKLPLGRITLTGRIDLHGDRFVTCRPAKTKSSDMLRLWVRHLAASATGHAVQSMHIGTDDCFPAPEAPNARNLLEGLLRLYTRGMRAPIHLFPRTSLAFAEARFTGRKPKERPEALMQAMRQWEGGYMVSPERDDPHLAFLFRDTEPDWERFADVAEEIYGPILGGAE; encoded by the coding sequence ATGGAAGGCTTTCTCCTCCACGCCTCCAACCGCCTGGAAAACCTGGCCGAACTGCTGGCCGAGGTCCTGAAAACTCCGCTGGACCCCATGGAGCCTGAGACCATTTTGGTCCAGTCCGGCGGCATGCAGCGCTGGGTCTCCATGCAGCTGGCCCGCCGGCACGGGGTCTGTGCCAATACCCGCTTCCCCTTTCCCGTTGGCTTCGCCTATGCGCTCTGCCGAGAACTGCGGGCCGACCTGCCACGTGAATACCCGCTCAGTCAGGAACGCATGCTGTGGCGCATCACGCACCTGCTGCGCGGGCTGCTGGACGAGCCGGAGTTCGCGCCGCTGGCGCGTTACGTACAGGAGGATTCGGAGCTCAGGTCCGTGCAGTTGGCCGAGCGCATCGCCTATCATTTCGACCAGTACCTCATCTTCCGCCCGGAATGGGCCGCACGCTGGGAGAACCATGAACCGAGCGGGAATTTTCTCCTGCCCGGTCACGTCGCCAGCGAAGCCTGGCAGGCCAGACTTTGGAGGGAACTGATCCGGGACATGGGCGGAGAGCATCGCGCGGCGCTGCTGCGGCGGGCTATCGCCAGTCTGGAAAAGGGCACTTCCCTGCCCGATCTTCCGTCGCGCGTCTGCGTCTTCGGAATACCGACCCTGCCGCCGGTCTATCTGGATCTTCTGAAAGCCTTGTCCAGGCACAGCCAAGTGCATGTCTTCCTACTCAGCCCTTGCCAAAAATACTGGGGCGATCTTCTGACTCATCGGGAACGTCGGCGCGCCTACCGTGCCGGAGAACACGCCTCCCCGGAACGACCCGAGGACGCAATGCCGCTGGCAGGTCTCGGCGCGGTGGGAAAAGAATTTCTGGAACTGCTGATGGAACGGGACGCGCTGGAAACGGGGCTGTACGAGGAGCCAGTCGGGGATACCATGCTCGGACAACTCCAGGCCGACCTTCTTGATCTGGACGTTCGCGAGGAAAAGACGGACTTCTCCGACACCTCCATCCAGGTCCACTGCTGCCACAGTCCCTTGCGCGAGATGGAGATCCTCAAAGACCTGATCCTCGACCTCCTGGCCAAAGACACGTCCCTCTCGCCACAGGACATCCTTGTCATGAACCCGGACATCGAGAGGTACGCTCCGGTCATCCAGGCCGTGTTCGGGACTGCCGGCGAGGACGGCATCCCATTCTCCATCTCCGACCGCAAACCCACCAAGGCCGCCGAAACCATCCGCCTCTTTCTGGAGTTGCTTGAGTTCGGACAGCACCGTTTCGAAGCATCGCGCGTCTGCGCCCTGCTCGAAGCCCCGCCAGTGCGGCAACGACTGGGCCTGGATGCGTCCGATACGCAGCGAGTGTTGGAATGGGTGCGCGCATCGGGCGTGCGCTGGGGGCTGGACCTGGATTTCCGCAGGAAGGCGGGCCTGGGGGATTTCGGTCAGAACACTTGGGAGAGCGGCCTGTCCCGCCTGTACCTCGGGTACATGACCGGCGCGGCGGACCCGCTGGGCGGCATCGCCCCTCTGGCGCTGCGCGGCTCGGCCGAGCAGGAGCTGCTGGGCCGCGTGACAGCCTGGATCGACGAACTCGCCACCCTGTGGTCCAGGCTGCGGGACACGCGTACGCCAGCCGACTGGCAGGACTGCCTGCTGTGGATCCTGGATGCCTTCTTCCCCCAGGACCCCGCCCAGGCCGAGCACCTGCTGGCCATCCGCAAGGCCGTGACCGACCTGACCCGCGACATGGGCGATTTCGAGGCCGACGCACGAACCATGCTCTACCTCATCCGCAAGCGCCTGGACGAGAGCGGCGGCGAGTCGGGCTTCCTGGCCTCGGGCCTGACCTTCTGCGGCCTGAAACCAATGCGCTCCATCCCCTTTCGGGTCATCTGCCTGACGGGCCTGACCAGCACGGCCTTCCCACGCCAGGACATACCCCTGGGCTTCGACCTCATGGCCGCCCGCCCCCGTCCCGGCGACCGCAGCCATCGCGAAGACGACCGCTACCTGTTCCTGGAGAGCATCATCTCGGCCCGGGACAACCTCATCCTGACCTACCCCGGCCTGTCCCAGTCCGACAACCTTGAGGCCCCACCCTCGGTCCTGGTCTCGGAACTGCTCGATTTCCTGGACAGGGGCTGCACGGTTGATGGCCTAACGCCGTCGGAGGCCATTGTTTTCAAGCACAAGCTCCAGGCCTTCCATCCTGACTATTTCAGCGCAGGGTCGCCCATCTTTTCCTATTCGGCCCAAAACCGTGACGCGGCGCAGGCGCTGTTTGCCGAGCATCAGTCCAGGCAATTCTTCCCCGAAGCCAGTACTCTTGAAGGTGCACATGCAGAGCAGGAGATCGAGATCGACATCGAAGAGCTGACGCGCTTCCTGACCCACCCCTGCCGCCACCTGCTGCGCGCCCTGCGCATCGACCCGACCGGAGGCGAGGACGATTTTCTGGACGAGGAACCCCTGGCCACGCCCACGGGCCTTGAAGCCTACGGTCCCCTGCAGGACCTTCTGCGCACGGCCCTGGACGAGCCCGCCGCCAATCTGGAGGGGCTGCTCCTGGCCTGGCAGCTCCTGCCTCCGGGCCAGGCCGGGACAGACGCGAGCCGCAAGCTCTGCTCCCAAATCCGCGCCCTGGCCGATCAGGCACGGGCCGTCATCGGCGACGAAAAACCCTTGCGCCTCGACCTGAAGCTGCCCTTGGGCCGCATCACCCTGACGGGCCGCATCGACCTCCACGGCGACCGCTTCGTGACCTGCCGCCCGGCCAAGACCAAAAGCTCGGACATGCTCCGCCTGTGGGTCCGCCATCTGGCCGCCTCGGCCACGGGCCATGCCGTCCAGTCCATGCACATCGGCACCGATGACTGCTTCCCCGCACCAGAGGCCCCGAACGCCCGGAACCTCCTCGAAGGGTTACTGCGACTCTACACGCGGGGCATGCGCGCCCCCATCCATCTCTTCCCACGGACCTCCCTGGCCTTCGCCGAGGCCCGCTTTACGGGCCGCAAGCCCAAGGAGCGCCCCGAGGCATTGATGCAGGCCATGCGCCAGTGGGAAGGCGGCTACATGGTCAGTCCCGAACGCGACGACCCGCATCTGGCCTTCCTCTTCCGCGACACCGAACCGGACTGGGAGCGTTTCGCGGACGTGGCCGAAGAAATTTACGGCCCCATTCTGGGAGGTGCCGAGTGA
- the recD gene encoding exodeoxyribonuclease V subunit alpha, whose product MFASPAILPRLAASTLFSEADLYQARFAASLAREGHANLVAGLTALVSLAVREGHVCLHLGDEGVRERLAALGLDGTHACQLTGVVGAPGSGLPLILDGERLYFSRFFRDEEALARAFMRLAGAPPRDIPADLLPDIFKTKGDETDWQDVACFAALRSRLCVISGGPGTGKTTTVARILALASRMHTGANFRIRLAAPTGKAASRMTEALAEAFPEGSQLPELNACLAQGAQTVHRLLGWSSGGFRHCQGNPLPLDMLVVDEASMLDLELAARLMDALPDEASLVLLGDRNQLASVEAGAVLANLCREDIVNAFSPDFTAYAAKAGAQGLTATGIPVPLTDHVVELKKSWRFGQHSGIAALSTLIRDGQAQMAGELLVEGRTDLEMLPCTGQANLTATLTPLLREAFRGLGGTTDPTRAFEIFGTLRLLSPVRKGPRGTEALNRLAREALHESASNYWYPGRPVMILENDYNLGLFNGDVGIALHVEGTLRVFFAGTEGLESHSPARLPRHETCYAMTVHKSQGSEFGHTVLILPEEPCPVLGRELLYTALTRAKKRFTLLGTAEQVKDAIESPARRDSGLGEMLTST is encoded by the coding sequence ATGTTCGCCAGCCCCGCCATCCTGCCCCGACTTGCGGCCAGCACCCTCTTTTCCGAGGCCGACCTTTACCAGGCCCGCTTTGCCGCCTCCCTGGCCCGGGAAGGACACGCCAACCTCGTGGCCGGTTTGACCGCCCTCGTTTCCCTGGCCGTGCGCGAGGGGCACGTCTGCCTGCACCTCGGCGACGAGGGCGTCCGCGAACGGCTGGCCGCCCTGGGCCTGGACGGGACGCACGCCTGCCAGTTGACGGGTGTTGTCGGTGCGCCGGGTTCCGGGCTGCCGCTCATTCTGGACGGCGAGCGCCTGTATTTCTCCCGCTTCTTCCGCGACGAAGAGGCCCTGGCCCGCGCCTTCATGCGTCTGGCTGGCGCGCCGCCCCGGGACATCCCGGCAGACCTGCTGCCCGACATCTTCAAGACCAAGGGCGACGAAACCGACTGGCAGGACGTGGCCTGCTTTGCGGCCCTGCGCAGCCGCCTCTGCGTCATCTCCGGCGGCCCCGGCACGGGCAAAACCACAACCGTAGCCCGCATCCTGGCCTTGGCGTCCCGCATGCACACTGGCGCGAATTTTCGCATCCGCCTGGCCGCGCCCACGGGCAAGGCGGCCTCGCGCATGACCGAAGCTCTGGCCGAAGCCTTTCCCGAGGGCAGCCAGCTGCCTGAACTGAATGCGTGCCTCGCACAAGGCGCCCAGACAGTGCACCGCTTGCTGGGCTGGAGTTCCGGAGGCTTCCGCCACTGCCAAGGCAACCCCTTGCCGCTCGATATGCTTGTCGTGGACGAAGCCTCCATGCTGGACTTGGAACTGGCCGCGCGGCTCATGGATGCCTTGCCAGACGAGGCGAGTCTGGTGCTCCTAGGGGACCGCAACCAATTGGCCTCGGTGGAGGCCGGAGCCGTCCTGGCCAATCTCTGCCGGGAGGACATCGTAAACGCCTTCTCGCCGGATTTTACAGCTTACGCCGCCAAAGCCGGCGCTCAGGGACTGACTGCGACTGGGATTCCAGTCCCGTTGACCGACCATGTAGTGGAACTGAAGAAAAGCTGGCGCTTCGGCCAGCACAGCGGCATCGCAGCCTTGAGCACGCTCATTCGCGACGGTCAGGCCCAGATGGCCGGCGAACTGCTGGTTGAAGGACGGACTGATCTGGAGATGTTGCCCTGCACTGGGCAAGCGAACCTGACGGCCACGCTGACGCCGCTTCTGCGTGAAGCATTCAGGGGCCTCGGAGGGACAACCGACCCCACGCGGGCGTTCGAGATTTTCGGGACCCTGCGCCTGCTCTCGCCGGTCCGCAAAGGACCGCGCGGCACCGAAGCCCTCAACCGCCTGGCCCGCGAAGCCCTGCACGAATCGGCCAGCAACTACTGGTATCCAGGCCGACCCGTCATGATCCTGGAGAACGACTACAATCTGGGACTGTTCAACGGAGATGTGGGCATCGCCTTGCATGTGGAGGGGACCCTGCGGGTGTTTTTCGCCGGAACCGAAGGACTGGAGTCCCATTCCCCGGCCCGACTGCCCAGGCACGAGACATGTTACGCCATGACCGTGCACAAGAGCCAGGGCTCGGAGTTCGGACACACCGTGCTGATCCTGCCGGAAGAACCCTGCCCGGTCCTGGGTCGCGAACTTCTGTACACGGCCCTGACCCGCGCCAAGAAACGCTTCACGCTGTTGGGCACGGCTGAGCAGGTCAAGGATGCCATAGAGAGCCCGGCCCGCCGCGATTCGGGGCTAGGGGAGATGCTGACAAGTACCTGA
- a CDS encoding NAD-dependent 4,6-dehydratase LegB — MNTILVTGADGFIGSHLVELLVHEGYKVKALSQYNSFNYWGWLEDVACRNDIEVLSGDVRDPHFCKKITQGVDTVFHLAALIAIPYSYVAPDSYVDTNIKGTLNICQAALENSVGRVVHTSTSEVYGTAQYVPIDENHPLQAQSPYSATKIAADAMAMSFFNAFSLPVTIARPFNTYGPRQSARAVIPTIITQIANGVQKIKLGDVTPTRDFNFVTDTCLGFLALARSEKTIGQTVNIGSGTEVSVEETLNLIKELMRSDVEFITDGKRIRPEKSEVFRLCCDNSRIRELTGFTPRHSLREGLQETINWFEKTGNLAKYKANIYNV; from the coding sequence ATGAACACCATTCTTGTCACCGGTGCTGACGGCTTCATAGGTTCTCACCTTGTGGAGTTGCTTGTCCATGAAGGCTACAAGGTCAAAGCCCTCTCGCAATACAACTCCTTCAATTACTGGGGCTGGCTTGAAGATGTCGCCTGCCGCAACGACATCGAAGTATTGAGCGGAGATGTCCGCGATCCCCACTTTTGCAAAAAAATAACCCAAGGCGTCGATACGGTTTTCCATCTGGCCGCGCTGATTGCCATCCCCTATTCCTATGTCGCTCCGGACAGCTACGTCGATACCAACATCAAGGGGACTCTCAATATTTGCCAGGCCGCGCTGGAAAACAGCGTTGGCAGAGTGGTGCACACATCGACCAGCGAGGTATACGGTACTGCCCAGTATGTCCCCATCGACGAAAATCATCCCTTGCAGGCGCAATCCCCCTACAGCGCGACCAAAATCGCGGCAGACGCCATGGCCATGAGTTTTTTCAACGCCTTCAGCCTCCCAGTGACCATTGCGCGCCCGTTCAACACTTATGGGCCCAGACAATCGGCCCGGGCCGTCATTCCCACCATCATCACGCAGATCGCGAACGGCGTTCAAAAAATCAAGCTGGGTGACGTGACCCCGACGCGCGATTTCAATTTTGTGACAGACACGTGCCTGGGTTTTCTTGCGCTGGCCCGGAGCGAAAAAACCATTGGGCAAACCGTGAACATCGGGTCCGGCACTGAAGTGTCCGTTGAGGAAACCCTCAATCTGATCAAGGAACTGATGCGTAGCGACGTGGAGTTCATCACGGACGGCAAACGCATCCGACCGGAGAAATCCGAGGTTTTCCGCCTTTGTTGCGACAACTCCCGAATCAGGGAACTGACCGGCTTCACGCCCCGGCATTCCCTGCGCGAAGGCCTGCAGGAAACCATCAACTGGTTTGAAAAAAC
- the recB gene encoding exodeoxyribonuclease V subunit beta: protein MEPMDLCTAPLDGTTLIEASAGTGKTYTLTGLFVRLLLEKNLTVDQILVVTFTDAATEELRGRIRKRLSDVAGVLAGELEADEELEWDLLARFGGTDAARRLELALRNFDLAQIFTIHGFCQRMLGRNGFECSALFDTQLEPDLSDLRRQVCVDFWRSHILPLGGLTGTEVRKQLTPDHLTEMSGLPFLGQRIRIVPGTLAPDPAPLDRAVREACERLKASWSVMEPEVRTLLLARADNFNARQFSPQKLDQRLKATRDFLNDPRLDAKEQLKALGELTSTYVQGMTKKAFTAPEHRLFDEIQNILDQVEALRHLLGPFVVHLRHAFLSGVTARLDELKRRRNVLGFDDLLRNMHAALASPELVAAARTQYRAALIDEFQDTDGLQYDIFRTLFATGDGENSLFLIGDPKQAIYSFRGADLHTYLTAADSCERGMTLGVNYRSTPELIAAVNRLFFRPDNPRPFLDPKIAYQPVSAPDKERDRFREDGQTPAPMVLWQVKSADKPLAKGALAPRICRAVAAEISRLLRGAAEGRIRIGDAPLLPGDIAVLVETHAQGEAIHQALGALRIPSVVTHTSSVFASPEASELLSVLRGMAECQRPAALRTALAAPMIGLTAPDLALIDEDGEKLEEWFERFLACRELWDRRGVMAAVRRLFAGQDVRKRLVSLPDGERRMTNVLHCLELLHSRERESGAAMHALLTWFARRLGTEGTEESQLRLDTDRDAVQIVTIHKSKGLQYPVVFCPFIFGRARCPEDRALVHEDGLLLDLGTEELPRRIGQALSEAQAERVRLLYVALTRAKCRCYAIWGRINEAETSGAAWLFHGHRADENSTLSWETVDEDMVCADLRVLANDDIEVAELPDAEPKQGPPQFTHAPDLRCRNWDRVLGSGFGLASFTGLTRGMEHGARPGLDEVDASGQAADEWSMANFPCGAAAGSCLHRIFERIDFADEITIPAAVTEALAAYGFDPAWHQTVHDMVKRVLHADLGEGLQLGGIEQKDKLVEMEFLFPLRPVTRETLAAVYRDSAGLLPPDLPERMGNLRFEPRRGFMTGFMDLVVRSGRKFYLLDWKSNWLGPTPGHYTPDALHAAMAGSHYFLQYHLYCLALKRHLALRKPGFDYEKEFGGVRYVFLRGIDPQTPGQGVHANRPDPRFLDALDKALIDTEKR from the coding sequence ATGGAGCCCATGGACCTCTGCACCGCTCCCCTGGACGGCACGACCCTCATCGAGGCCAGCGCCGGCACCGGCAAGACCTACACCCTGACCGGCCTCTTCGTGCGCCTACTGCTGGAGAAGAACCTGACCGTAGACCAGATCCTGGTGGTTACCTTCACGGACGCGGCCACCGAGGAACTGCGCGGGCGGATTCGCAAACGGCTGTCCGACGTGGCCGGGGTGCTGGCCGGTGAACTGGAGGCCGACGAAGAACTGGAATGGGATCTCCTGGCCCGTTTTGGCGGCACTGATGCCGCCCGACGCCTGGAACTCGCCCTGCGCAACTTCGACCTGGCCCAGATCTTCACCATCCACGGCTTCTGCCAGCGCATGCTGGGACGCAACGGCTTCGAGTGCTCGGCCCTCTTCGACACGCAGCTCGAGCCGGACCTCTCGGACCTGCGCCGCCAAGTCTGCGTGGATTTCTGGCGCAGTCACATCCTGCCCCTTGGCGGTCTAACCGGCACGGAAGTACGCAAGCAGCTGACCCCGGACCATCTCACGGAAATGTCCGGCCTGCCCTTCCTGGGCCAGCGCATCCGCATTGTGCCGGGCACCCTCGCGCCGGACCCCGCGCCCCTGGACCGGGCAGTGCGGGAGGCATGCGAAAGGCTCAAAGCGTCCTGGTCAGTCATGGAACCTGAAGTCCGAACGCTCCTGCTGGCCCGGGCGGACAACTTCAACGCACGCCAATTCTCGCCGCAGAAGCTGGATCAGCGTCTGAAAGCAACGCGCGATTTCCTTAACGACCCGAGGCTCGATGCCAAGGAGCAGCTCAAGGCCCTCGGCGAACTGACCTCGACCTACGTGCAGGGCATGACCAAGAAGGCCTTCACCGCCCCGGAGCACCGGCTGTTCGACGAGATCCAGAATATCCTGGACCAAGTCGAGGCCTTGCGGCACCTGCTGGGACCCTTCGTGGTCCATCTGCGCCATGCGTTCCTCTCGGGCGTGACGGCGCGACTGGACGAGCTCAAGCGGCGTCGCAACGTGCTGGGTTTCGACGACCTGCTGCGGAACATGCACGCCGCCCTGGCCAGCCCCGAGCTGGTCGCTGCGGCGCGGACCCAGTACCGAGCGGCCCTCATCGACGAGTTCCAGGACACCGACGGACTGCAGTACGACATATTCCGCACCCTCTTCGCCACCGGCGACGGGGAGAACAGCCTGTTCCTCATCGGCGACCCCAAGCAGGCCATCTACTCCTTCCGGGGCGCGGACCTGCACACTTACCTTACCGCGGCCGACAGCTGCGAGCGAGGCATGACGCTGGGCGTCAACTACCGCTCCACGCCGGAGCTCATCGCGGCCGTGAACCGCCTGTTTTTCAGACCTGACAATCCACGGCCCTTCCTGGACCCGAAAATCGCCTATCAGCCTGTGAGCGCCCCGGACAAAGAGCGGGACCGCTTCCGTGAAGACGGACAAACACCCGCGCCCATGGTCCTCTGGCAGGTCAAAAGCGCGGACAAGCCCCTGGCCAAAGGGGCGCTCGCGCCGCGTATCTGCCGGGCCGTGGCCGCCGAGATCAGCCGCCTGCTGCGGGGCGCGGCCGAGGGGCGCATCCGCATCGGCGACGCGCCGCTCCTGCCCGGAGACATCGCCGTCCTGGTCGAGACCCACGCCCAGGGCGAGGCCATCCACCAGGCCCTTGGCGCGCTTCGCATCCCGAGCGTTGTGACCCACACCTCGTCGGTCTTCGCCAGCCCCGAGGCGTCGGAGCTTCTGTCCGTGCTGCGCGGCATGGCCGAATGCCAGCGCCCGGCGGCCCTGCGCACGGCCCTGGCCGCGCCCATGATCGGCCTTACGGCCCCGGATCTCGCGCTCATCGACGAGGACGGCGAAAAACTCGAGGAGTGGTTCGAACGCTTCCTCGCCTGTCGGGAGTTGTGGGACCGCCGGGGCGTCATGGCCGCCGTGCGCCGCCTCTTCGCAGGCCAAGATGTGCGGAAACGCCTTGTCTCCCTGCCTGACGGAGAGAGGCGCATGACCAACGTCCTGCACTGTCTGGAGCTGCTCCACAGCCGGGAACGCGAGTCGGGCGCGGCCATGCACGCGCTGCTGACCTGGTTCGCCCGCCGTCTTGGCACCGAAGGCACCGAGGAGTCCCAGCTGCGACTGGACACGGACCGCGACGCGGTCCAGATAGTGACCATTCACAAGAGCAAGGGGCTGCAATACCCAGTGGTCTTCTGCCCCTTCATCTTTGGCCGGGCCAGATGCCCCGAGGACCGGGCACTGGTCCACGAAGACGGACTGCTCCTGGACCTGGGCACGGAGGAACTGCCAAGGCGGATAGGCCAGGCCCTGTCCGAGGCGCAGGCCGAGCGCGTGCGGCTGCTGTACGTGGCCCTGACCCGCGCCAAGTGCCGCTGCTACGCGATCTGGGGACGCATCAACGAGGCCGAGACCTCGGGCGCGGCATGGTTGTTCCACGGGCATCGCGCCGACGAAAATAGCACCCTGAGCTGGGAAACCGTCGATGAGGACATGGTCTGCGCGGACCTGCGTGTACTGGCCAACGACGACATCGAGGTCGCGGAACTGCCCGACGCCGAACCCAAGCAGGGACCGCCGCAGTTCACCCATGCCCCTGACCTGCGATGCCGCAACTGGGATCGCGTCCTGGGCTCCGGCTTCGGGCTGGCGAGCTTCACCGGCCTGACCCGCGGCATGGAGCACGGGGCGCGGCCAGGCCTGGACGAGGTTGATGCGTCCGGCCAGGCCGCGGACGAATGGTCCATGGCGAATTTTCCGTGCGGCGCCGCCGCCGGCTCGTGCCTGCACAGGATTTTCGAGCGCATCGATTTCGCGGACGAGATCACCATCCCCGCCGCCGTGACCGAGGCGCTGGCCGCGTACGGCTTCGACCCGGCCTGGCATCAAACTGTCCATGACATGGTCAAACGGGTCCTGCACGCGGATCTGGGAGAAGGGTTGCAGCTGGGAGGCATCGAACAGAAGGACAAGCTGGTCGAGATGGAGTTCCTCTTCCCCCTGCGCCCCGTGACCCGCGAGACCCTGGCAGCCGTGTACCGGGATTCGGCCGGACTTCTGCCGCCGGACCTGCCGGAACGCATGGGCAATCTGCGCTTCGAGCCGCGCCGTGGTTTCATGACCGGGTTCATGGATCTGGTCGTGCGCAGCGGCCGGAAGTTTTATCTCCTCGACTGGAAATCCAACTGGCTCGGCCCCACTCCCGGCCACTACACCCCGGACGCCCTGCACGCGGCCATGGCCGGCAGTCACTACTTCCTGCAGTACCACCTCTACTGCCTGGCCCTGAAGCGCCACCTCGCTCTGCGCAAGCCCGGGTTCGACTATGAAAAGGAATTCGGCGGCGTGCGGTACGTCTTCCTGCGCGGCATAGATCCGCAAACGCCGGGCCAGGGTGTTCACGCGAACCGTCCAGATCCGCGCTTTCTGGATGCGCTGGACAAGGCCCTCATCGACACGGAGAAACGCTGA